One Sediminibacillus dalangtanensis genomic region harbors:
- the sufC gene encoding Fe-S cluster assembly ATPase SufC has protein sequence MAGSTLEIKDLHVSIEDQEILKGVNLTIKGGEFHAVMGPNGTGKSTLASAIMGHPKYEITQGSVLLDGEDVLEMEVDERAKAGLFLAMQYPSEISGVTNSDFLRSSINARREEGDEISLMKFIKEMDEAMDYLEMDKNMAQRYLNEGFSGGEKKRNEILQLMMIKPEIAILDEIDSGLDIDALKVVSKGINKLRDDNFGCLIITHYQRLLNYITPDKVHVMMQGRVVKSGGPELAQRLEAEGYEWIKEELGIEDETVGQEA, from the coding sequence ATGGCAGGTTCAACATTGGAAATAAAGGATCTTCATGTATCGATTGAAGACCAGGAAATACTTAAGGGAGTTAATTTGACAATTAAGGGTGGCGAATTCCACGCTGTGATGGGTCCTAACGGAACTGGTAAATCAACGCTGGCTTCCGCTATAATGGGACATCCAAAATACGAAATCACCCAGGGGTCTGTTCTTCTCGATGGGGAAGACGTACTAGAAATGGAAGTCGATGAACGAGCTAAAGCTGGTTTGTTTTTGGCGATGCAATACCCAAGCGAAATCAGTGGTGTAACAAATTCTGATTTTCTTCGTTCTTCCATCAATGCGCGTCGTGAAGAAGGCGACGAAATTTCCTTGATGAAGTTTATCAAAGAGATGGACGAAGCAATGGATTACTTGGAAATGGATAAAAACATGGCGCAGCGTTATCTGAATGAAGGTTTTTCCGGCGGTGAGAAAAAACGTAATGAAATTCTTCAATTAATGATGATAAAACCGGAAATTGCAATCCTTGATGAAATCGACTCCGGTTTGGATATTGACGCTCTGAAGGTTGTTTCCAAAGGAATCAACAAACTTCGTGATGATAACTTCGGGTGTTTGATTATCACGCACTATCAAAGACTGCTGAACTACATCACACCGGATAAAGTTCACGTGATGATGCAGGGAAGAGTGGTTAAATCCGGCGGTCCTGAGCTTGCACAGCGTTTGGAAGCAGAAGGATATGAGTGGATTAAAGAAGAATTAGGCATTGAAGATGAAACTGTAGGGCAAGAAGCGTAA
- a CDS encoding methionine ABC transporter ATP-binding protein, with the protein MITIKGLKKVYPAKHQDVLAVDNLNLEVSKGEIFGVIGYSGAGKSTFIRLLNRLEDPTEGQIYIDGKEISAMRKQQLRKSRQEIGMIFQHFNLLWSRTVRDNIAFPLEIAGIPKGKRRARVDELIELVGLKGREDAYPSQLSGGQKQRVGIARALANNPKVLLCDEATSALDPDTTDAILRLLVDINEKLGLTIILITHEMHVIRKICHRVAVMESGRVAEQGDVLDVFLHPQQPVTKRFVEQVMGDKDQEESLHLLENYQSGKVARLHFVGETTNQALISQVSKQFDVAVNILQGKITQTQKGAYGTLFVHMDGSDEEIARAIAFIKTTSVEVEVDADAE; encoded by the coding sequence TTGATCACAATTAAAGGCTTGAAAAAAGTTTATCCGGCCAAGCATCAGGATGTCCTCGCTGTCGATAATCTCAACTTGGAAGTAAGCAAAGGTGAAATATTCGGAGTGATCGGCTACAGCGGTGCTGGTAAAAGCACCTTCATCCGACTGCTTAATCGGCTGGAAGATCCGACTGAAGGACAAATCTATATTGATGGGAAAGAAATTTCCGCAATGAGAAAGCAACAGCTGCGTAAATCACGCCAGGAAATAGGAATGATTTTTCAACATTTCAACTTACTCTGGTCCCGTACCGTTCGTGACAATATTGCTTTTCCTCTGGAAATAGCAGGTATTCCGAAGGGAAAAAGGAGAGCCAGGGTAGATGAACTGATAGAATTAGTCGGACTTAAAGGAAGAGAGGATGCCTATCCTTCCCAATTAAGCGGGGGGCAAAAACAGCGGGTCGGTATTGCCAGAGCGTTGGCCAATAATCCAAAGGTGCTGTTATGTGATGAAGCCACATCGGCGCTTGACCCGGATACGACAGATGCCATTTTGCGGTTGCTTGTGGATATTAATGAAAAATTAGGATTAACCATTATTTTGATTACACACGAGATGCATGTCATTCGCAAGATTTGCCACCGAGTCGCTGTGATGGAGTCTGGCAGAGTAGCAGAGCAAGGCGATGTGTTGGATGTTTTTCTGCATCCGCAACAGCCGGTAACCAAGCGGTTTGTGGAGCAGGTCATGGGGGACAAGGATCAAGAAGAGTCGCTCCATTTACTGGAAAATTATCAGAGCGGGAAAGTCGCCAGGCTTCATTTTGTTGGGGAAACAACCAATCAGGCGTTGATAAGCCAGGTGTCAAAGCAGTTTGATGTGGCTGTCAATATTCTTCAGGGTAAAATAACTCAAACACAAAAAGGGGCATATGGAACCTTGTTTGTCCATATGGATGGCTCTGACGAGGAGATAGCAAGAGCGATTGCCTTTATTAAAACTACCTCTGTTGAAGTGGAGGTGGATGCAGATGCTGAGTGA
- a CDS encoding acyl-CoA dehydrogenase family protein has translation MSETKERMFKGGAFIIEDLEPDDIITPEDFTDEHHMIAKTTEDFVAGEVVPKIDQLENHEFEHSVQLLKQAGELGLLGVDVPEEYGGLGLDKISSSLITEKFSKAGGFSVTHGAHVGIGSLPIVFFGNEEQKQKYLPLLATGEKLAAYALTEPGSGSDALGAKTTAKLNDAGTHYLLNGEKQWITNSAFADVFIVYAKVDGEKFTAFIVERDFPGVSTGAEEKKMGIKSSSTRTVILEDAQVPVENVLGEIGRGHVIAFNILNVGRYKLAIGGVGGSKIGIELSAKYANERKQFNTPISRFSLIQEKLATMAAKTYANESAVYRTVGLFEQRMSNLSSEELNDGKAVAAAIAEYQVECSLNKVSATELMDFVADEAVQIHGGYGFMQEYEVERMYRDSRIQRIFEGTNEINRLLVPGSLLKKAMKGELPLLQKAEALQEELMMLMPEEVGSEPLEQEKYLLKNAKKIGLLAAGLAAQKYGKKLEQEQEILANIADIVNEVYNMEAAVLRTEKAINKSGLEESSLKLLYTQVYVQEAFNRVEADAKETLIASEEGDTLRMMLSAMRKLTRHDPINIIAKKRGIANRIIEEEKYVV, from the coding sequence ATGAGTGAAACAAAAGAAAGAATGTTTAAAGGCGGCGCATTCATTATAGAAGACTTAGAACCGGATGATATTATTACTCCGGAAGATTTCACGGATGAGCATCATATGATCGCCAAGACAACCGAGGACTTTGTTGCTGGAGAAGTAGTTCCGAAAATTGATCAGCTGGAAAACCATGAATTTGAACATTCCGTTCAATTATTGAAGCAGGCAGGAGAATTAGGTCTGCTTGGAGTAGATGTTCCAGAAGAGTATGGTGGATTGGGGCTGGATAAAATCAGTTCTTCTCTGATCACTGAAAAGTTTTCCAAGGCAGGCGGATTTTCGGTTACACACGGAGCGCATGTCGGAATTGGATCTCTTCCAATCGTCTTTTTTGGAAATGAAGAGCAAAAGCAAAAGTATCTGCCTCTTTTGGCAACCGGGGAAAAACTCGCTGCATATGCATTGACTGAACCGGGATCAGGTTCGGATGCCCTTGGAGCCAAAACAACAGCAAAATTAAACGATGCTGGAACCCATTATTTGCTGAATGGCGAAAAACAGTGGATCACCAACTCAGCCTTTGCTGACGTATTCATTGTGTATGCCAAGGTTGATGGAGAGAAATTCACAGCTTTTATTGTAGAAAGAGACTTTCCAGGGGTTTCGACAGGTGCTGAAGAAAAGAAAATGGGTATTAAAAGTTCTTCCACAAGAACGGTTATTCTGGAAGATGCCCAAGTTCCGGTAGAAAACGTACTCGGTGAAATCGGTCGTGGACATGTGATCGCTTTTAATATATTAAATGTCGGGCGTTATAAGTTGGCCATCGGAGGTGTCGGCGGCTCGAAAATCGGTATCGAATTGTCTGCCAAGTATGCCAATGAACGCAAACAATTCAATACACCAATCTCACGATTCTCTTTGATCCAGGAAAAACTGGCTACCATGGCTGCTAAAACATATGCCAACGAGAGTGCGGTGTATCGTACAGTCGGTTTGTTTGAACAACGGATGAGCAATTTGAGCAGCGAGGAACTCAATGATGGCAAGGCAGTTGCTGCTGCTATTGCCGAGTATCAGGTGGAATGCTCGTTGAATAAAGTGTCTGCGACAGAATTGATGGACTTTGTTGCGGATGAGGCGGTCCAAATCCATGGCGGTTATGGATTCATGCAGGAATACGAAGTGGAACGAATGTATCGGGATTCTCGTATCCAGCGAATTTTCGAAGGGACGAATGAAATCAATCGGCTCCTAGTTCCCGGTTCTCTCCTGAAAAAGGCGATGAAGGGCGAATTGCCGTTGCTGCAAAAAGCCGAGGCCTTACAGGAAGAATTGATGATGCTGATGCCGGAAGAAGTAGGTTCGGAGCCATTGGAACAGGAAAAATATCTGTTGAAAAACGCAAAAAAAATCGGTTTGCTGGCCGCTGGTCTTGCTGCCCAGAAATATGGGAAGAAGTTAGAACAGGAGCAGGAAATCCTTGCTAATATAGCAGATATAGTCAATGAGGTTTATAACATGGAAGCGGCTGTATTGCGTACAGAAAAAGCAATAAACAAATCTGGATTGGAAGAAAGCTCGCTCAAGCTTCTTTATACCCAGGTATATGTACAGGAAGCGTTTAATCGCGTAGAAGCCGATGCTAAGGAAACATTGATTGCAAGCGAAGAAGGCGATACATTGAGAATGATGCTGTCCGCGATGCGTAAGCTGACGAGACATGATCCGATTAATATCATTGCCAAGAAGCGGGGAATTGCCAACCGGATCATCGAAGAAGAAAAATATGTCGTCTGA
- a CDS encoding MetQ/NlpA family ABC transporter substrate-binding protein — protein sequence MKKYLFLLLTAAILAVLAACGSSDEGESGESTSGEGSETAEIKVGASSTPHAEILEQAKPLLEEQGVTLTIEEYQDYVLPNQDLEDGEIDANYFQHKPYLQDQINEFGYDFVSLGGVHVEPMGVYSKNISSIDEIPEGTEVIISRSVADHGRILSLFEANGLIKLDESVDKVSATTDDIVENPKNLTFSPDVDAATLPEMYESEEDTLVAINTNYALEAGLVPTEDAIFMEGEESPYVNQVVVRSEDKDNEALNKLVEVLQSEEIQNFISENYDGAIVPAATPAD from the coding sequence ATGAAAAAGTACTTATTTTTGTTACTAACTGCTGCAATCCTTGCAGTGTTGGCTGCTTGCGGCAGCTCGGATGAAGGTGAATCGGGTGAAAGTACATCTGGTGAGGGAAGCGAAACAGCAGAAATCAAAGTAGGGGCATCCAGTACGCCTCACGCAGAAATATTGGAACAAGCAAAACCATTGCTGGAAGAGCAAGGTGTTACCCTTACGATTGAAGAATACCAGGACTATGTCTTACCTAACCAGGATTTAGAGGATGGCGAAATCGATGCCAACTATTTTCAGCATAAGCCATATTTGCAAGATCAGATTAACGAATTCGGATATGACTTTGTCAGCCTAGGCGGTGTTCATGTCGAGCCGATGGGTGTATACTCCAAGAACATCTCCAGCATCGATGAGATACCAGAAGGAACAGAAGTGATCATCAGCCGTTCTGTAGCCGACCATGGACGTATTCTCAGCCTGTTTGAAGCAAACGGCTTGATTAAACTGGATGAAAGTGTAGACAAAGTTAGTGCCACAACGGACGACATTGTGGAAAATCCAAAGAATTTGACTTTTTCACCGGACGTGGATGCTGCTACGCTACCTGAAATGTATGAGTCAGAAGAAGATACACTAGTTGCGATCAACACCAATTATGCATTAGAAGCGGGCTTAGTACCAACGGAAGATGCCATTTTTATGGAAGGCGAAGAGTCTCCATATGTCAATCAGGTAGTAGTCCGTTCAGAGGATAAAGATAATGAAGCACTAAATAAGCTGGTTGAAGTATTGCAATCAGAAGAAATCCAAAATTTCATCAGTGAGAATTATGATGGAGCGATTGTCCCAGCAGCTACTCCGGCAGATTGA
- a CDS encoding TlpA family protein disulfide reductase, whose product MKAPIFELPILNSDKTYQLKKDLGKVIVLTFWASWCPDCAADLPKKEQLYKTINKKDVEMLTINVTGRERSPDEAEAFHKNFLQQPTLADEGTNVYDMYRCQGVPTTVIIDKQGNIADKFGDKAPFLSIVEALGRQLD is encoded by the coding sequence ATGAAAGCCCCGATTTTTGAGCTTCCGATATTGAATTCGGACAAGACCTATCAACTGAAAAAAGATCTAGGCAAGGTTATCGTGCTTACCTTCTGGGCATCCTGGTGCCCTGACTGTGCAGCAGATTTACCCAAAAAGGAACAGCTATATAAAACCATCAATAAAAAGGATGTAGAAATGCTGACTATAAATGTGACCGGGAGAGAGCGTTCGCCGGATGAAGCAGAGGCATTTCATAAGAATTTTCTGCAGCAGCCCACCTTGGCCGATGAAGGGACAAACGTTTACGATATGTACCGCTGTCAAGGAGTTCCCACTACTGTCATCATTGACAAGCAGGGCAATATTGCGGATAAGTTTGGTGACAAAGCCCCTTTTTTGTCCATCGTCGAAGCACTGGGCAGACAACTTGATTAA
- a CDS encoding thioredoxin family protein, translated as MKDFSKGFVFIHTPFCGTCKMAEKMLLVLEQIEEVSLFHEMNASLFPGFMQSYQVESVPCLLIVENGRVQEKVYAFQSLIHIQEKMQKYRNKKSLGQKNRN; from the coding sequence TTGAAGGATTTTTCAAAAGGCTTTGTGTTTATTCATACACCTTTTTGCGGGACATGCAAAATGGCTGAGAAAATGCTATTAGTATTAGAACAAATAGAAGAGGTTTCACTTTTCCATGAAATGAATGCCTCTCTTTTTCCAGGTTTCATGCAATCGTATCAAGTAGAAAGTGTTCCCTGTCTGCTAATAGTGGAAAATGGCCGGGTGCAGGAAAAAGTCTACGCTTTTCAGTCATTGATACATATTCAAGAAAAGATGCAGAAATACAGAAATAAAAAGAGCCTAGGACAAAAGAATCGTAACTAA
- the gcvH gene encoding glycine cleavage system protein GcvH, translating into MSLPKELRYSEEHEWVKVEGEKVRIGITDHAQSELGDIVFVELPEVGDTIEADEPFGSVESVKTVSELYAPINGKVVEVNEDLDDSPEFVNESPYEKAWMIVVETEDLSQVDELMNADQYQEMIEEE; encoded by the coding sequence ATGAGTTTACCAAAGGAATTACGTTACTCAGAAGAACATGAATGGGTCAAAGTGGAAGGGGAAAAAGTCCGGATCGGAATTACAGACCATGCACAATCCGAGTTAGGGGATATTGTCTTTGTCGAGCTACCGGAAGTTGGAGACACAATTGAAGCGGACGAACCATTTGGCAGTGTGGAATCCGTCAAGACGGTATCTGAGTTGTATGCTCCAATCAACGGTAAAGTAGTGGAAGTAAACGAAGATCTCGATGATAGCCCTGAATTTGTCAATGAATCTCCATATGAAAAAGCGTGGATGATCGTTGTGGAAACAGAGGACCTTTCACAGGTCGATGAACTGATGAATGCAGATCAATATCAGGAAATGATCGAAGAAGAATAA
- a CDS encoding acetyl-CoA C-acetyltransferase, with the protein MREAVIVSGSRTPVGKAKKGALANVRPDDLAALTIKETLKRADGYQGNIDDVIIGCAMPEAEQGMNMARNIAGLAGLPLEVPGITVNRYCSSGLQSIAYAAERIMLGHSDTIIAGGAESMSLIPMGGHVIKPNLELVKNAPGYYMAMGHTAEEVSRRFDISREDQDAFAANSHRKAANALKEGKFDDEVVPVEVTTRKIGSQNKVEEETFSFSKDEGVRADTTEEVLAKLKPAFALKGTVTAGNSSQMSDGAASVLVMDREKAETEGLTPLVKFRSFALAGVEPEIMGVGPIKAIPKALELAGLDLADIGLFELNEAFASQSLRVIRALGLDEDKVNVNGGAIALGHPLGCTGTKLTLSLIHEMKRRNEQFGVVTMCIGGGMGAAGVFELV; encoded by the coding sequence GTGAGAGAAGCAGTGATTGTTTCTGGCTCAAGAACACCGGTCGGAAAGGCAAAAAAAGGCGCTTTAGCCAATGTCCGTCCCGATGATCTTGCAGCTTTGACCATCAAAGAAACATTGAAAAGGGCTGACGGATATCAAGGCAATATTGATGATGTGATTATCGGCTGTGCGATGCCGGAAGCTGAACAAGGCATGAATATGGCCCGTAATATTGCCGGACTGGCAGGATTGCCATTGGAGGTTCCTGGCATTACAGTCAATCGTTATTGTTCGTCTGGCCTGCAAAGCATCGCCTATGCTGCAGAACGCATCATGCTGGGCCATAGCGATACGATCATCGCTGGCGGAGCCGAATCGATGAGTTTGATTCCTATGGGAGGCCATGTCATCAAACCGAATCTGGAGCTGGTGAAAAATGCGCCTGGCTATTACATGGCAATGGGCCATACTGCTGAAGAAGTGTCCCGAAGGTTTGATATTTCCCGTGAGGACCAGGATGCTTTTGCGGCTAACAGCCATAGGAAAGCAGCCAACGCTCTGAAAGAGGGGAAGTTTGACGACGAAGTGGTTCCGGTTGAAGTTACCACCCGCAAAATCGGCTCGCAAAACAAAGTCGAAGAAGAAACGTTTTCGTTTAGTAAGGACGAAGGAGTACGAGCCGATACGACAGAAGAGGTGCTGGCAAAATTAAAGCCTGCGTTTGCATTGAAAGGGACGGTAACAGCCGGTAATTCCTCGCAAATGAGTGATGGAGCTGCTTCCGTCCTTGTAATGGACAGAGAAAAAGCAGAAACGGAAGGACTGACGCCACTGGTTAAATTTCGTTCGTTTGCTTTAGCAGGAGTAGAACCGGAAATCATGGGTGTTGGACCGATAAAGGCCATTCCGAAAGCCTTGGAACTTGCTGGTTTAGATCTCGCTGATATTGGGTTGTTTGAATTGAATGAAGCGTTCGCTTCCCAGTCGTTGCGCGTGATTCGTGCCCTGGGACTGGATGAGGATAAAGTAAATGTGAACGGAGGTGCAATCGCTCTTGGGCATCCGCTCGGCTGCACCGGAACAAAATTGACACTCAGTCTTATTCATGAAATGAAACGTCGGAATGAGCAGTTTGGTGTCGTCACCATGTGTATTGGAGGAGGAATGGGAGCTGCAGGCGTATTCGAACTGGTTTAA
- a CDS encoding toprim domain-containing protein: MNDADKVIIVEGRTDKVQIQKVIDEKIEIICTNGTLGVERLEELLIEYDLDNKDVFILVDEDNAGHKLRKQLSIELPHAEHIYVDKTFREVAATPEAELAAALLSRSIAVNPLYL, from the coding sequence ATGAATGATGCTGATAAAGTGATTATTGTGGAGGGGCGGACCGACAAGGTACAGATTCAGAAAGTAATCGATGAAAAAATCGAAATTATTTGCACCAACGGTACCTTGGGTGTCGAAAGGCTGGAAGAGCTGTTGATAGAATATGATTTGGATAATAAGGATGTCTTTATACTGGTGGATGAAGATAATGCAGGACATAAATTGCGAAAGCAATTGTCCATCGAACTTCCTCATGCAGAACATATCTATGTAGATAAAACCTTTAGGGAAGTGGCAGCTACTCCTGAGGCGGAATTAGCAGCAGCTCTATTGAGCAGAAGTATAGCGGTGAATCCACTTTATCTATAA
- a CDS encoding methionine ABC transporter permease yields MLSELFPNVKMEDIWTAIGETFYMTLISLAGTVVLGILLGLLLFLTAKGGLWQNKILNFLAAGLVNIFRAIPFIILILLLFPFTDFLIGTIRGPKAALPALIIGSAPFYARLVEIGLKEVDKGVVEAAKAMGAKTHTIIFKVLIPESIPALVSGITVTAIALIGYTAVAGVIGAGGLGDFAYFYGFQRHDFDVVFVCTVLIVIIVFIFQFIGDYIANKLDKR; encoded by the coding sequence ATGCTGAGTGAACTTTTTCCAAACGTGAAAATGGAGGATATTTGGACAGCGATCGGTGAAACATTCTATATGACATTGATATCTCTCGCAGGAACGGTCGTTCTGGGAATCTTGCTGGGACTTCTGTTATTTCTTACAGCCAAAGGTGGTTTGTGGCAGAATAAAATACTGAACTTCCTGGCTGCGGGACTAGTTAATATTTTTCGGGCAATTCCTTTTATTATTTTAATTTTATTGCTTTTCCCGTTCACGGATTTTCTTATCGGCACGATTCGTGGTCCGAAAGCGGCTTTGCCCGCATTGATTATCGGTTCTGCACCGTTCTATGCAAGGTTGGTGGAAATCGGCCTGAAGGAAGTAGATAAAGGTGTAGTGGAAGCTGCAAAAGCGATGGGAGCAAAAACGCACACGATCATTTTCAAGGTTCTGATTCCGGAATCAATACCTGCTCTGGTATCCGGGATTACCGTAACAGCAATTGCTTTAATCGGTTATACGGCTGTTGCCGGAGTGATTGGCGCCGGGGGACTTGGGGACTTTGCGTACTTTTACGGTTTTCAACGGCACGATTTTGACGTGGTGTTTGTCTGTACCGTATTAATCGTAATAATTGTATTTATTTTTCAATTTATCGGCGATTATATCGCAAATAAATTAGATAAAAGATAA
- a CDS encoding 3-hydroxyacyl-CoA dehydrogenase/enoyl-CoA hydratase family protein produces MTRKIRRAAVLGSGVMGSGIAAHLANVGIETWMLDIVPKELTDKEQAKGLSLEDKVIRNKFAEKSKKALLKQKPSPITSKGSLDLIHTGNMSDDLDVLGKVDWIIEVVVENLQVKKQVFQNVDKYRKTGAIVSSNTSGISIEKMAEDCSDDFKQHFLGTHFFNPPRYLKLLEVIPTKWTDQQVLREMKQIGEDILGKGVVEAKDTPNFIANRIGTYGLLVTVREMRKQGLSIGEVDSITGPMIGRPKSATFRTLDVVGLDTFIHVAKNVYDQVEGDEKQVFEIPEFIQSMNEKGWLGQKSGQGFYLKKKQGGSSTIYELNPDTLEYQERKKLKTKATEQAKQEKGPGRKMKALVYSEDDPAGDLIWSITKPVLLYAARLTGEIADDIVSIDEAMKWGFGWGLGPFEMWDAIGVGKAVERMKADGEAIPDWIEQMLATGSESFYKKEAGNLFYYQDGEYRQKQANQKEINIKGLKDRKGVIKKNTGASLIDLGDGVAGLEFHSKSNAIGLDIIQMINYSVEEVEKNFQGLVIGNQGKNFCVGANLAMMLMEAQDDNFFEIEMVVKHFQNAMMKVKYAEKPVVAAPFGMTLGGGAEVCLPASSIQAAQETYIGLVEAGVGLIPGGGGNKELYIKQVRDLPQGIDFDLQKAANKVFETIAMAKVSTSAAEGRENGFLNNRDAISVNTDHLLHDAKQKVLALSKAGYQPPKREKIPVVGEAGYAAMLLGAKSLAFGGYASEHDVKIADKLAFVLAGGRLKPGTLVDEQYLLDLEREAFLSLIGERKTQERMQHMLLKGKPLRN; encoded by the coding sequence ATGACTCGAAAAATCAGACGTGCAGCTGTTTTAGGTTCAGGTGTGATGGGATCGGGAATAGCTGCACACCTTGCAAATGTCGGCATTGAAACTTGGATGCTTGATATCGTACCCAAGGAATTAACGGATAAGGAGCAGGCCAAGGGACTTTCCTTAGAAGACAAAGTGATACGTAATAAGTTCGCGGAAAAAAGTAAAAAAGCTTTGCTAAAACAAAAGCCTTCACCGATTACCAGCAAAGGCAGTCTTGATTTGATCCATACGGGAAATATGTCGGATGACCTGGATGTGCTTGGAAAAGTCGACTGGATCATCGAGGTAGTCGTGGAAAATCTTCAAGTAAAAAAGCAGGTTTTCCAGAACGTAGATAAGTACCGAAAAACGGGAGCGATTGTAAGTTCTAACACGTCGGGCATCTCTATAGAAAAAATGGCTGAAGACTGTTCGGATGATTTTAAACAACATTTTCTCGGGACGCATTTCTTCAATCCACCACGCTATCTGAAACTGCTCGAAGTCATTCCGACCAAATGGACAGATCAGCAAGTTTTACGGGAAATGAAGCAAATTGGCGAAGACATCCTCGGAAAAGGAGTAGTCGAGGCGAAAGACACGCCCAATTTCATCGCTAACCGTATCGGGACTTATGGGCTGCTTGTAACCGTGAGAGAGATGAGGAAACAGGGATTGAGTATCGGGGAAGTGGATTCGATCACCGGTCCCATGATCGGGAGACCGAAAAGTGCTACTTTCCGCACGTTGGATGTGGTAGGACTTGACACCTTTATCCATGTGGCTAAAAATGTCTATGATCAGGTCGAAGGAGACGAAAAACAAGTATTCGAAATCCCGGAATTTATTCAAAGTATGAATGAGAAAGGTTGGTTGGGTCAAAAGAGCGGTCAGGGATTCTATTTAAAGAAAAAACAAGGCGGAAGCAGCACGATATATGAATTGAATCCCGACACTCTGGAGTACCAGGAGCGTAAGAAATTGAAAACCAAAGCCACTGAACAAGCAAAACAAGAAAAAGGCCCTGGCAGAAAAATGAAAGCGCTTGTATATTCGGAAGATGATCCGGCAGGCGATTTGATTTGGTCCATTACGAAACCTGTTTTGTTGTATGCTGCGCGACTCACAGGAGAAATCGCAGACGACATTGTTTCGATTGATGAAGCAATGAAATGGGGATTCGGCTGGGGGCTCGGACCATTTGAAATGTGGGATGCAATCGGCGTCGGAAAAGCGGTAGAACGCATGAAGGCTGATGGCGAAGCCATTCCTGATTGGATAGAACAGATGCTTGCCACTGGCTCGGAATCTTTTTATAAAAAAGAAGCCGGTAATCTGTTTTATTATCAGGATGGTGAATACCGCCAGAAGCAGGCAAACCAGAAAGAAATCAATATAAAAGGTTTGAAAGACAGAAAGGGAGTCATCAAGAAAAACACTGGAGCGAGTCTGATTGATTTAGGCGACGGTGTGGCCGGATTGGAATTCCACTCGAAGAGCAATGCGATTGGTCTTGACATCATCCAAATGATCAACTACTCCGTGGAAGAAGTTGAAAAGAACTTCCAGGGTCTTGTCATCGGCAATCAAGGCAAAAACTTCTGCGTTGGGGCCAATCTGGCGATGATGCTGATGGAAGCGCAGGATGATAATTTCTTCGAGATCGAAATGGTTGTGAAGCACTTTCAAAATGCCATGATGAAAGTCAAATATGCAGAGAAACCAGTTGTGGCGGCGCCGTTTGGGATGACGCTCGGTGGGGGTGCAGAGGTTTGTCTGCCTGCCAGCTCCATTCAGGCTGCCCAGGAAACATATATTGGGCTGGTGGAAGCTGGTGTAGGACTTATTCCTGGTGGAGGCGGCAACAAAGAATTATACATCAAACAAGTAAGAGATTTGCCGCAGGGAATCGATTTTGATTTGCAGAAAGCTGCCAATAAAGTTTTTGAGACAATTGCGATGGCCAAAGTATCGACATCGGCAGCTGAAGGCAGAGAAAACGGCTTTCTAAACAACCGGGATGCAATAAGTGTGAATACAGACCATTTACTGCATGACGCCAAGCAAAAAGTGCTTGCTTTAAGTAAGGCCGGGTACCAACCGCCAAAACGGGAGAAAATTCCTGTTGTTGGAGAGGCTGGTTATGCAGCCATGCTGCTGGGCGCCAAGTCGCTGGCATTTGGGGGATATGCATCTGAGCATGATGTAAAGATTGCAGACAAACTGGCATTTGTACTTGCAGGCGGACGCCTGAAGCCAGGCACCCTTGTCGATGAACAATACTTACTTGATTTGGAACGGGAAGCATTTTTAAGTTTGATCGGTGAAAGAAAAACACAAGAAAGAATGCAGCACATGCTGCTTAAGGGGAAACCATTGCGCAATTAA
- a CDS encoding arsenate reductase family protein — translation MSLKFYWYPNCGTCKKAKKWLDDNEVDYQEIHIVEQTPSKNELKSLVRKSGQPAKKFFNTSGKKYRELGLKDKLKEADEDQMLEWLASDGMLIKRPILESEQKATVGFKPEVYEETWK, via the coding sequence ATGTCATTGAAGTTTTACTGGTATCCAAACTGTGGAACATGCAAAAAAGCAAAAAAATGGCTGGACGACAACGAAGTCGATTATCAGGAAATACATATTGTGGAACAAACGCCATCCAAAAATGAATTGAAAAGTCTCGTGCGAAAAAGCGGACAGCCTGCGAAAAAATTCTTCAATACAAGTGGGAAAAAGTATCGAGAATTAGGCTTGAAGGATAAATTGAAAGAAGCAGATGAAGATCAAATGCTGGAATGGCTTGCTTCGGATGGAATGTTGATAAAGCGGCCAATTTTAGAATCCGAACAGAAAGCAACAGTCGGTTTTAAACCGGAAGTTTATGAAGAAACGTGGAAATAA